The Salvia splendens isolate huo1 chromosome 21, SspV2, whole genome shotgun sequence genome includes a window with the following:
- the LOC121784507 gene encoding uncharacterized protein LOC121784507 isoform X1 gives MSISETSSSPNPPIQLVSKSVSDRLLSKFYDVSELGMDYAQSALWSPPVQRRAFLDSPGNISTEHDLAAKLQRRRSRSSRLSFNVGLLVLSEEIVKGWSLGIVFLEMAVLVLVTGFV, from the exons ATGTCCATCTCTGAAACCTCATCCTCTCCCAATCCCCCGATTCAACTCGTCTCAAAATCCGTCTCCGACAGACTCCTCTCCAAATTCTACGACGTCTCCGAATTGGGTATGGACTATGCGCAGAGCGCGCTGTGGTCTCCTCCGGTCCAGAGGAGAGCATTTCTCGACTCTCCCGGCAATATCTCCACCGAGCACGACTTGGCCGCCAAGCTCCAGAGACGGAGGTCTCGTTCGTCTCGTCTCTCGTTCAATGTAG GCTTGCTTGTGCTCTCCGAAGAGATTGTGAAAGGTTGGAGTTTGGGCATTGTATTTTTGGAAATGGCAGTGTTAGTGCTTGTGACTGGATTTGTATGA
- the LOC121784507 gene encoding uncharacterized protein LOC121784507 isoform X2 — MSISETSSSPNPPIQLVSKSVSDRLLSKFYDVSELGMDYAQSALWSPPVQRRAFLDSPGNISTEHDLAAKLQRRRSRSSRLSFNACLCSPKRL, encoded by the exons ATGTCCATCTCTGAAACCTCATCCTCTCCCAATCCCCCGATTCAACTCGTCTCAAAATCCGTCTCCGACAGACTCCTCTCCAAATTCTACGACGTCTCCGAATTGGGTATGGACTATGCGCAGAGCGCGCTGTGGTCTCCTCCGGTCCAGAGGAGAGCATTTCTCGACTCTCCCGGCAATATCTCCACCGAGCACGACTTGGCCGCCAAGCTCCAGAGACGGAGGTCTCGTTCGTCTCGTCTCTCGTTCAAT GCTTGCTTGTGCTCTCCGAAGAGATTGTGA